The region tatatatatatatatatatatatatatatatatatatatatatatatatatatatatatatatatatatatatatatatatatatatatatatataaaatataaatttattaaagataatccTAGAATtcgcatgaaaaaaaaaagaccttaTGCATAATGAATTTACTCAAAATAATCCAATTAACAGATTTTGTAATAACTATTCTTATTAATAAGCTTTGCATTAAACTCGAGATAATAACTTATATTTCCTATTCagataataatttatacttCCTACTCATTTTGCATTCAGCATCTCGCATTCAAAAactgtataaattttatttaatctatgCACCAAACATATTGCGGCATCATCagatatgtattttataaatcttgAAAATGACACATATAAAACATAAGAAATATCAGGTAGTTGCAAACAGATATAAAAGTCCTTTAACAAACTGGTATATTTCGTTTCCACCTAGTTTTGATTCCCCATAGAACCGATCAACAAATGAAATTGGTACCTAAAGGAGattaaatgaaaagtaaaacaaacaaaaaattgtaaataaaaataaattgtcactacctagaaaaaataatcaaattataatATACCTCCCCAATAGTATAATTGAATTGACGTGCTCTAATAATCATCTCCATCTGAAAGATGTATCCTTTAGAAACACATGATGATACTAATCGAAGCAAGACATCTTTTTTGTACagtctaaaaattatttgtaaatatttcgTCTTCAAAGAAAATTTGCACGTTtcattatgaaatatttatatatattatataaatatgggCGGGAcgagtaatttaaatataatactataattattttgtacttttacttttttgaaatgattgatttttataacttagttGAATTGATATTTACAGTGCACTCTAAAACTAAACCAACATATGAACTCCATATGTAAAACACATAGAAATCATAGAAACAGCATGTAATTTTTATTGAGAAACCtatctgttttaaaaacactaaaatcgtaaaaaataaaaaaaaaataaaaaaaagtttttttaaactatttttgaagacaattaaaaaaataaaaaacgtgaaaaagtaaaataatttgcctaaaaaagtaaacttttgatgatacttaaaaaaagttaacaccTTGCTAAAACCAATAGtttataagattattttaaaatcaggctaataatattaaaaatcgATAACAtactcttttgttttttataacttctatACAAAACGGCATTGATTCAATCCATATCTGAATTTACAATTTAGATATTTCATGTAACACTTGTTTAAATTGATCAGTATTCCAATTCCTTTCAGTCAAATGGCCTCGCCAATTGCTTTTAAGCGGTTCGATTAGGTTTTAGGTCCAGTGAGTTAGCTGGCCATTTaattaaactgatttttattgAACCAGGTTTTAAATTGGTTGAATGTTTAGGGCcattgtctttttaaaaatgccatCTTAAATGCTTACTACTTTATTAGGtataggctttttttttaaagtatttatttaatgcTGTTACgtatatttctatttatttttaaatctttttactgttctataaaatatttgcatcgtaaatacaaaaacatatatttatagtttgaaatctttttctaaatgGTTAACCACTTACTGCCATTTGCTATATATTTATGTGCATGAACATAAAcgtaattaatattttatgatgAAAATAACAATGAGAATTAACGTCAACCTATCCCCACCTTTATCAACCTCTTTACTGTGTTAAATGTGCTAAATGATTGGTGCATGTTATTTATTGTTAGAATTAGAAGATTGAATCCCTCGACTACTGTTGCAAATACTGGCCATATCATAAGTgcttgtattttatttgaatagcaaatggtaaaaaaaaaactgttgtcTTTACCATGTTACTATCACTTTTCGGAAATAAGGTTAAGAACGGTTTTTGAATGTGAAATGGGAAGAATAACTGCTTCTCAAcaagatctttttaaaaaatgtctaacataaactaattaaaataccaattttaaattgaaaacaaaaatataaaaaataaaataagtaatgcTCCAATttctaaatgtcttttgaagcaattaataattgaaattaataacATCATAGAGATGATTAtaaaaaactgattaaactTTGCTTGATATATTTGAGACGTCTTCCATCACAGGTCATTAGTTTTTCAATTCTAGGAGTTTACCACCACACTAGAtaactaaagaaatttattctcttaaaatatatatttaaaattagatttaaaattattaattttcatgTTTAACAAAAGATGAAGATCAGTCACAAAACCTAATGCAAGTAGTAGCTGAATGTTAAGCCAAACATCCTAGTATCATGTAAGTCACTTCAGGTTTTCGAAAGTCGCCTTAACAAAACCTtaaacaacttaattttaattttaaataaaatagtttttgttttagtaactatcaaaaaaattgatctgAATGATAAACTTTCTCTCCTATTTTTCTTTTCCTAACTACACTACAATAAATAACTTGGTTCATATTTTTCTTATCATActacaataatacaaaaaataacttgattaatattttacttgaaaacactacaataatacaaataaataatttgggtAATGTTTCAACATTTGTAGAGCTAAAagcttaaataatataatttactttctaTAACAATAAATTCTAAAGattacaaatagtttttgaataattaatctattataatattaattttcaaatagtaattttgtttattatttactactttatttaTTCCATTTTTGCTTTGACTAGAGACTCCCaaatctgataaaaaaatgaatttttttttagttaattcacctcctcaaggccgagaagaccactacagacgaggaggctacttatttgtggttataaccctctcttaatctctataactctgaaacacgaaccttgatgaacaaggctgctgcacggagaaacgagttgaacATGgcactaccagggacatggtggggatcaaactcgcaacctctcgcttatgaagtgAGTGCTTTACCACTATACCACTACCGCATGTCTTGGAAACTATAAGTTGTAGTTGCAAATTAAACTATAAGTTGTAGTTGCAATATAAACTATAAGTTGTAGTTGCAAGTATAAGTTGCAATATATGATACAATTTGAAGGTATTAAACCAGGGAACAAAATGAGACCTGAACCATGTTTCTAGAATAAAccattttcaaattataaagaaaaaaccaTAAAATCACAATAAAGACTGAAACATCAATGAGTATTGTCAGATTGAGCTAAAACCTCACAATCTATGTGTGCACTCAAACAAAATTGTACAAGATAAAAGAACCCCTTAAATTAGCTCAATGCAAACAACGctgaagaaaaaagaaaaaaaaaaaggtcaaaaaggTCTGATATGTTTTGagtaaaacattgtaaaaatgaatagattttatataaaagtttaaaaacataactataaataattcaaaaacttaaaaaaagacttaTCAGTACAATACTGTCTAACATTCCTACAAAAATGAATTCATGTATGCTCAACTTATAAGCTCATCTTTTTACTGTTTCTGTAGTATTATTTACTATCttccaacaaatttttttgattccaTAACACTGTcttcattaattttattgttacttATGAAAATCGATAGagcatctttaaaatttaaaataaaaaaataattttaacctaGAGATATTTAcggatatataaaaataaaggaataattttagtttttttttagtgtaagttaaaaactttttttttaacttacactaaaaaaattgtgtaagaATCTATGTATGACCCTTTTAGGTAGATACTTCTTGCTAAACTCTAACCTTTAGACAATGTATGTACTCAGACAATGTATGTACTTAGATAATGTATGCACTCAATATATGTATACCTGCATACGGCTATTTTACTAAGAAGCTATTAGTGACATTCTATAAaatagtgaaattttataaaatataataattttatccaTATCTtttacattgtttaaaaaactattgtttacCTAAAACTTCCAGTTAAATCTGATGCACCTGGACGTAACAGAATTTGAGTGACATAGTTAGCACCacgactaaaaataaaatatttagttgttgTCATTAATATTTGCTTAAACAagcataacaaataaaaactagataaaaagaatacatatatataaaagaggCAAAAacatgttgaaaataaaaagcataaaataaataaatatcaatatctTTGAGCATGTATATATTACATGAACatgaatatttagtttaaactttagcATTTAGTTGAAGCTGTAACATTAAGTAGAAAccataacattaaaattaaaaaaaaattattacaaaatgtaaaagaaaatataatagagtcctggtaaaaaaaaaaaaataaaacaagaaacttaattgaaaaacataagaaaaaattattgaaaaatctgaaaagtttaaaacttaaactatgaagaaaaaaagtttaacagtCTTATGCACGAGGGAATTCAATTAAGAAGTGTGAGTGAAGCAAAATGAGGCTCTTTGATTAAAATGCAAGCAAAGTTCCTTAACTATGAATGTAATCAAAAAGTCTTGAATCCAAAGGAAATATATTCATCAAGTAtgcatgataaaattaaaaatctcatcttgttaattaacttattataacCAAGAAATTCTTAAAACTGaagtatttttactattatctgaaattattgaactttattttaaaatcaaaaggtAACCATAGCAACAACTGTAGTACCttataagttttcttttaaaatcccAACCATAGACACCACCATCACCTGCATATCTTGTACCAGATACAACATCGTAATTATGCTTAGCTTGCagactaaaaattgtttatttagtttaaactttcaaatttaattcaaacttcagtaaatctttttaaattaccaTGCAGAGGCAGCAATAGGATTACAaccataaacaaaataaaaaaaaatgtaacatttaatcaaaaatacaGACAATCTATTATGCCACTAATTGCACACGAATGATGTGAGTACCAATTATGTCTtgtccaataaaaaaaaacatatggttgaaatttttatattattatttaaattaagtaatgttagaATGTTGGATgctttagtttaaataatttgaattcaaatcatcaatcaaaaatgaaatttgaatCAAACTCTTATTtcgtttttgattttaacagcTTACAAGGCAACagcaaaaatttattagcaAAATAAATGACTTTTAATCCATTAAATGTGTCacaattataaactatattaagaaataaaaaatcattttttacataacaacaaatttccaaaaaaatatctataaaaaagttaaaaatcaattGATCGTAAGCCACTAATTTTTTGTGTTGGATTAGTAAATTTTGCCTTTCAATTGGAATATTATAAAACACAACAGCTGTAAACCACATGATTTAAggcttgcaaaaaaaataattgatgtgtTTTGTCTGATAAAGTATATTCTTATGTCTGATAAAGTATATTGTTATGCCTGataaagcatatttttatgTCTGATAAAGATGATCTGATAATGATTATGTctgatattgtttaaattttagaaagtagtaaaataatataaatgtgaAACACTTACTCAATGAATTTTGGAATGAATTTTGgctaaaagaaaaactaataaaatacaatgaattggctataaatataaatttataagtaaaaaaataatattaataaatgtaaatgtagattaaaacaaataaatgtatatacatcatACAATATATCTTTAGAAAGCTAACTCTAATCTTTTCAAGAAATTTCTTAATATTCAGCAGCTAATAAAAAATGTCCTGAAGCATAAATAAGTCTTCctgtatttcaattttttttcaattgtcaAAGTTCAacttgacttttaaaaaaacagaaattgtttataataattgaaattttttagaaagtgtTGAGCATTGTAACCAGCTTTCTGAGTGCACTAACCATTAGTATTTATGACAGAAAGATGCTTATCGTCAATTGaatgtataaaaaacattaattttagttaGTTTTTATCACCAAATAATGTGACATTAATGGTAATAACATAGCGTTGTGACAAATAAGGTaccaaaacttttattcttaaaagtagtttaagaataaaagttttattatatataggtAGTAGAAGGTAAATTATGGTAGGTTTGAATTTATTCAGGGGAAGGaggtgtgtgtgtgagtgtgcgtgtgtgtgtatgtgtgtgtgtgctaAATGAAATATGGTACACCTACACTACCGTCCATAATTATTCGAATggtcatatttttaatattagatatcaaaatttttttgtttttttgtttattctgattcactcccaacaagactgcaagcaaccactactaAGTTGAGAGttactagaagaaaaaaaaagagttatagaGAAAGAAAACcattgacagaagacttgaaaagttgaaggttgtgtgagtcaggaaaacatgaagatgggagagagttccaaagtgTTAAAATTCGACGGAATAAAAACTAGACgaacaaaagtttttagagcatgcagtaaacaaataaaactttgctGAACGACAAGTCAAACAAGAATGAGTTtcagttgatggaactagagatgatagcttttTTGAGAGCACCATGCAACTTTACgatgatgggaaagaggctcaagcttagtaGATAAAGTGgttccaactatgtttacaatgtgtttttagaCCTTgcctagaagagaaagagcaccattagaagaaccagcccaaatatgacaacaatattccatacagTTCTGCCCTGTAAAAGATTTGTAAAGCTAGATAATgtaatcagaagtaagaaaatggcaagcacaataaagagaagcaaccttagcggATACTAATTTAGCAATCTATAGTATATGTTTTCCATGtaaggtcagtagtaaatgataatccaagaagaagtaaagaagaggacttgactgagagggttgccattcattaaaaTAGGAATGTCGACAGTATTGCAATAaatgtttgcagtaaataactaagttttgttggagttagaatttacaagccactgctAGCCctaatctgttacagaagtgagatcagattcaagatcagctgcctgttctaagcaattaaaaaaaaagaagactttttgtcaagacaggaatataaagttaagtcatcagaaaaaaaaaactactttagatgtaaggttatCAGAGAGACCATTAATGTAGATAGAAAACAATACAGgcccaaggatagaaccttgaggtaccccaaaagttactggaaatgaagaagagcgTGGGCCTTTAAGAAGAactttaataaagcagttagaaagaaacgatttgataatctcaaaaactttctcaGATACACATATAAGCTTAGggagaaaaccagcatgccaaactttgaaagtttggcatgctgtttgaaagttttagatatgtcaagagcaatagatCTAGTCTCTCCGCCTCCatttaatgcacaataaaatctttcagtcatagtagttagcaagtcggccgtagagcaagaggatcaaaaaccatattgattgtctgacagtaagttatttaactcaagatgggatgtgagaaatttgttgatcaaagactcaaagaacttgctaataacagaaagaagacaataattggaggggtcaaaATGTTCACCTGacttttctaaaatttgaaCAGCAGACGCCATTTTTCAGCAGGTagaaaaacaagactcagtcaagcatttattaaatagtttagagagaattgaagagagttctggaaaacacttttgtaagactatgactGGACCACAAGCCATAAAAAAGATCAATTGAGATTCGATTTTAGTAttagaagctggagtgatttgtcTGTGAAATGTCTAACAATGTTTGTGAAAtatctaacaatgggttaacctgtttaattagaatggaaggaagagaatgacGACAAGATTTACGAGTCGAATAAGaagtaaagttttttgcaaagttCTAATTGAGAGAGGCAAtaagatcagacccatgaatgagagatggaacaTTAGACTAACCCTTGCTAACaacgctgttgaagattttcaacagtctctagagcctaacttctgagataagatacgaGATTTAGCAAACTGAGAATAATAGAGCTCAGCATCAGACAGCACCTTTTACATTGATTTCATGCAACAATAAAAAGCGATTTGCTCTCTAGAGAGTTATTCTtctaaaaaagatgaaaaaatgattacgattacatatagcagctgcacaagaaggtgGAAACCGTGGAGTAGAATGAGGGTTGACTTGGAACcaacgagaaggaataaaagcatCACATAGGAGGCATTATTAGCTGAGAgagaaaatagattttttttttcaatatcttcacttccaactaggctgcaagcaaccactattagagtttgAAGTTATTGGAAcagaaaagatgaaatttatagAACAAATTAACGattaacagacgacttaaaagattgcaaattatatgaaacaGGAAAACACGATGAAGGAAGCGATTTCCAAATGAATGAttttcgaggaaaaaaactagatgaataagaatttttggagcacttaggaacagtcacagtaaaaggatgaggcTTATTTGAATGACGattaacatgagaatgaatgaACACTACACCCACCATGTTTACCAGTCGATAAT is a window of Hydra vulgaris chromosome 15, alternate assembly HydraT2T_AEP DNA encoding:
- the LOC100202458 gene encoding dolichol-phosphate mannosyltransferase subunit 1 isoform X2, with product MAFRSKYTVLLPTYNEKDNLPLIIWLLVKTFSENNIDYEIIIVDDGSPDGTQNVAKQLISIYGENRILLKPRAKKLGLGTAYIHGMQFATGDFIIIMDADLSHHPKFIPKFIDLQAKHNYDVVSGTRYAGDGGVYGWDFKRKLISRGANYVTQILLRPGASDLTGSFRLYKKDVLLRLVSSCVSKGYIFQMEMIIRARQFNYTIGEVPISFVDRFYGESKLGGNEIYQFVKGLLYLFATT